The following coding sequences are from one Natrarchaeobaculum sulfurireducens window:
- a CDS encoding ArsR family transcriptional regulator, with protein sequence MTRADDSILEFLLNEGNEPLVANPATVEANIDYKISHVRRRLRALEDADLVEYHDPDRGLYQITDRGRAYLAGELKKDDLE encoded by the coding sequence ATGACGCGAGCTGACGACTCGATCCTCGAGTTTCTACTGAACGAAGGCAATGAACCGCTCGTTGCTAATCCAGCTACTGTCGAAGCTAACATTGATTACAAAATCTCTCATGTCCGGCGGCGGCTCCGAGCACTTGAAGATGCAGATCTTGTAGAATACCACGATCCAGACCGAGGGCTATACCAGATAACGGATAGGGGCCGGGCCTACCTCGCGGGTGAGCTGAAAAAAGACGACCTTGAGTAA